TGATGTCCAGGAAGACGTCGCGCGCCACATTGGCCAGGATGGCTGCGTTGGCGTATTGGATCTTGTGGTCCAACTGCGCGTCAAAGGCCAGCTCGTAGATCGGGATCAGCTTTTCGCCGATGGCCAGCATCAAGTCGTTCTCTTCCATGTCCAGGTGATTCAGGCTGATCTGTGGGCTGAAGTGGTTGATGCGGGAAAAGCGTCCTGGCGTGCGGATGCGCTGCTGCAGGGCCGGGTAGCGCGGCACCACATCGTTGATAAACTGGGGTGGCACGGCATAGACGAACATAGCGCCTGGCAGCTCGTCCCGACAACGGTCGATGACCTCGCGCAGGTTGTCGGTAGCCAGCTTTTCAGCCTTGCCGCCGATACTGGCCATTCGATCCACCTCGTCGAAGAGCAGGATCAGGCCGCTGTAGGAGAGGGCGCGGATGGTCTGGGCCAGCGAGCGTAACATGCGGAAAGCGTTGGGACGGGTGATCTTTCCGGACACGCCCAGTTCGCGCAGGATCTTGGTGTCGGCCGGGGTGGTGGCAACGCCCATCAGCCAGCGCGTCAGGCTGTCCAGCCGTTCCTCCTGGTCGCGAATCAGCGCCTCCAAGTAGGCCAGTACCGCGTTCTTGTAGGCCAGGCTGTCGACCGTGGCCAGTTCCAGGGTGTCGATCAGTGCCCGGTAGTTGGGATGGTTGGCCGTTTCCAGATCGAGCGGCCCACCTACAACGCGCTGCAGGGTGCCCTCCAGAAAGCGGGTGAGGCCGTACTCGTCGGAAACGCTCTCATCGGCTTCGTGCCAGATCAGGTTGCGGGCCACGGCGGCGTAGACAGCGCGCTGGTCGTTGTAGGGGGTCTCAACCGGGCTGAGGTCCACCTTGCAGACGGCGAAGCCCCGCTCCCAGGCCAGGTCACGCAGGCAGTAGAGGAAGTGAGACTTGCCGCTGCCGTAGTCGCCGATGACCATCTTGTAGGCAGCGCCGCCGTCCTGCAGGTAGGAGGAGAAGTAGTACTCGTCCAGCGCATCCAGCAGCGAGTGGTTGCCTACGTTGAAATACTGCACGCCCTTGACCGGCGGTGTGCCAGAACTGCCCAGCACCTCGACGATCTGGCGGGCCATGGGTTGCGTCAGGGGCATGATCACTCCTTCATAAAGGTCAGGTCGGAGTAGTACTCACCGTCCAGCCCACTCTGCGGCAGCCAGATGCTGCGCGTGGGACTGTCAGCCTGGCTCTTGGTGGCCACCCCCAGCCGCAGATGGTGGATCACGCCATCCACCTCCATGGTCGGCGCGGCCTGCGCCAGGACCAGGTCGCGCACGAAATGGGCTCTCTCGTAGTCCTTGAAATTGCGGCGGGAGGGGCTGTTCCAGAAGCGGGTCGTCTGGCGGTTGAGGGTCAATTGGCCATAGACCTCGACGACATTGATGCGCTTGCCTGCCGGGGGCCGCTGGCGCTTGTCCACTTGCTCCTGCCAGGCCTGATGGAGCTCGGCCAGGAAAGTTGGCATGTCGGTGGATCGCTGCACGATCGATTTCTGCTGCCTGTCATAGGCCTTGACAATGCCGCCCAGGGACAGGGGAATCGCCCTGGTCAGCGCCTCTTTTCCGTAGAACCACTGGGCCTTGCGTGCCGCCATGTCGATCTGCAGGGCCAGTTGGTCAACCACCAGCGTGGGAGGCCGGCCATCGACCACCTGCCCCCGTCGCTCGAAGACTTCCTTGAGGTCGCGGGCGAACTCGAAAGCCAGGGCATCCAGGCCATGCTGGGTCTGTTGGGCGAAGGCGGTCACTGCTGCGTTGAGGGTGGGGTCGTCCAACGGGCCGGCCGCCTCCTGCAGCTTGGTCAGATGCTTGTGCATGGCAATGGCATCGAGGGTCTCGGCGCTGGCCAACTTAACGGCGCGTTTAAGGCTGGAGTTCGCTGTGTGCAGGAGGCGGTACTGCGGTGCAAGCGCCTCCTGGGCAGCCTGTAAACTGGTAAGAAGTTCGGTGTTCATGGATTGGCTACTCTCGCAGAAGATTGAATGCTGTGCTATCGGGAAATTGTATGAGTGGACTGGCGGCCAAAGGCAGCCTGCCACTCATTATAACTGGAGTCATGAACTGGGCAAAATGGGGGGGAAAGGGATTGGGCACCGGAGTCGAGGCTTCAGCCGGACCGGTTTGGTGAGGCCGTTCTCAAACCACTACGATAGCTCTTCCAGCAACATCCTGGCCTCTATCAGGTCAGCGGTATCAAACCCTTCGGTGAACCAGTCGTAAACCTCGGCTAACATCTGCCGGGCCTGGGCTATTCTCACCTGCGCTCCCTGGGCCTGCCACAGGCGACACAGGCCCACCGTAGCCCGCAGTTCCCACGACCGGGCCTGCTGGCGGCGGGCCACCTCGATGGCCTTATAAAAGCTGGCTTCAGCCTCAGCTTCAAAACCCTGCGCCCGCAACAACTCCCCCTTCAACCGGTAGAGTTCCGCTTCCCAGTGGCGCTCGTCCGTCTCCTCCAATAGAGCGAGCGTCTTGTCCAGGGTGGCCAGGCCTTTTCCTGGCTGTCCTGCCTTGCCCTGCGCCTTGGCCAGTGCACCAGATATTCCTGCCAAGTGGCACCGTGCTCTGATGGACTGCCTGACCGCCATGCCCTCGCGCATTTGCGCCATTCCCTCCTGGACCCGTCCCAGCCTGGTCAGCGCTTCCCCCCGATAGCGGATTCCCGTCCCCTCGAAGGATAAGAAACCAATTTCCCTCGATAATTGCATCAACTCCTCTGCAAAATCCTTGAGTGCCTGCGCATCCTGGTGCATGGCGTTGAACAGACAGCCTGCGAAGCAGAGGACATCGGCCAGGGTAAAGGGGTGATCCTGTTTCCGCGCCAGGGCTAACGCTTCCCGGCTTCGTTGCAGGGCCTGTTCGGGATAACCAAGACACCACTGGCAACAGGCATCATACGCAAGCGCGCTCACGCCGGCGTCCGATCCGCGCAGCAGTACGAAGGCGTGGTGATGCTGTTGGGGTTCATAGAAGGAGATCACCTGCTCCAGGTGGGAACGGGCTGTGATGTATTCTCCGAGACCGAAGAGGATAAATCCAAGATGCCAGTGGTCTACCGCCTCGATCAGTGGATCCCCAGCTTGCTGAGCCAGGCTGAGTGCCTCCTCTCCGAACTCACGAGCCTTTTGATACTCTGCCCGCACATAGTGAGAGATGGCCAACTCGCCCAATGTCCGGCATAACTCAGACGTCTTGCCGATCTGCCGGCACAGCTCACGGGCTCTGGTAATGGAGTTCTCCCATTCAGGGCTTGGAATCTCTCTTATCCGAGCCATGCCGAGGGCCAGTTGCAGGGCGAGTTCTTGCTCGGCGCGCTCGGGGGAGTCGGGCAGGGTCATAAGCAACTCCAGCCCTCTGGTCAGGGGAGCGAGTGCCTCCTGATAGGCGGACAGTTGCACGGCCCTCTCCCCGGCCTGGCGCAGATAGTGTATTTCCCTCTCCGCTAACCCCGCCTCCTGGAAGTGGCGCGCCAACTGCACTGCGATCTCGCTCGCCTGGTCTCCATACAGCCCCTCCAACACTCTCCCCACATCCTCGTGCAGATACGCCCGTTCCACCTCGTCCATATTGTCGTACAGATACTTCTGGACGAGAAAGTGCCGGAACCGGTAGAGAGAGACACGTTGCGACCCCAGATGCTCGACGGCCTGCGCGCGTACCAGGCGGTGCTTCCGGTCTAACTCGCTGCTCAGGCGCCCCACCATCTCCCGTCCGCCCTCACCCTGGACGCGGGCTACCACTTCGGCAGTGAACACCTCTCCCTCCACGCTGGCCACCCGCAGCGCAGCACGCAACGGCTGGGACAGACGACCGATCCGCTCTGCGACCACCGCCTCCACCCGTGCTGGCAGGGTATCCCAGTCCAGTGCCGGACCCTCGGCCCAGCGTCCCTTATGATCCCTGACCAGATCTCCCTGCTCCCGCAGACCTCGCAGCAATTCAATGGTGAACAGGGGATGGCCGCGGGTCTGCCGGTAGAGCTTCTCGCGGAACGCACTCCCCAGCCGGTTGGGTTCGCTGTCCAGTATTGCCTCCACGAAGTCCCGGCCCTCAGCCTGACCCAGGTCCACGGCGTTGTCCCCAAAATTGCGCTGTAATTCGTTGACCACCGGTTCGAGGGGATGTCGTTGTCCATCTCTGGGCAAAGCGATTTCTTCCGGACGGTAAGCCCCTACAATCAGAATGTGGTTGCCCGCCAAGTGCCGGCCCAGGTGGAAGAGCAGGCTGATTGACCCCAGGTCGGCCCACTGCAGGTCATCCACCATCAGGAGCAATCGCCTCCGTTGCGCCAGGCTTTGCAGCACCCTCGTGTACTGCTCAAACAGATCGCTCTGCTGCAGGCTGAGAGTACCCGCACTGGTGGGCGGCTTGTGTTCCAATAGCTCAGCCAGAGGGGGCAGCCAGTCCCCCTTGTCCCTTGAGTGACCGTATTTCATTGCCCGCTCAGACAGGGCCGCCCGAGGCAGGAAGGTATCAATCAGATCCGGCCCCGCCTCCACCACTGCTTGCGCTGCATGGGGGAGCGTCTGCCACAGACGGAGGGCGTGCTCTCTACTAATAGCCCCCGCTGCCCATTTGGCTTCGACGTCACCGGTCAGCAACTCCAGAATCTCGCGGAAGGGCAGGTAGGGATCGCCGATCCCGGTGTAGGCATTGCAGTTGCCGCCGGCCACCAGTAATTCGGCCTGCGCATCCTGGGCGCGACGGGCGAATTCGTGAAGCAAAGCTGTCTTGCCACTGCCAGCTTCGCCGGTCACGAAGGCGACGCGCCCCTGGCCAGCCAGCGCCCGGTCCAGGAATCCCTCCAATTGTGCCAGCTCGCGCTCGCGCGCCACAAAGACAGGTAATTCAACTTGAAGCGCCTCCCCTTCAAGAAAACCGGGAAGGCTGACGCCACGATCAGGCAGGGTCGCAGGAGTTGGCTCGGACACCTTCAGCTTGCCGTCCCGGATATTTTCGTACAGGCGGGCCGTTTCATCTCCCGGCTCGACGCCCAGCTCTTCGGCCAGCAGGCGACGGCAGGTTTCATACTGGGCCAGGGCCTCGCTGCGGCGGCCACTGGCGGCCAGCAGGCGCATCAGGTGGCGATGGGATTCCTCACGCCAGGGCTCCCGCAGCAACTGCCTGCGTACGTAGGCCACACTCTTTTCGAGCTGGCCCTGGGCCTCGTACAGGGCCGCGATCTGTTTCAGGGCAGCCATGTAGCGCAGATAGAGGTTTTCCCGCTGGGAGAGCAGCCATTCGTCGAAGAGGGGGCTTCCCGGCAGGGAAAAGCCCTCCATGAAGTCGCCGCGGCTGATGTCAACAGCCTGGCACAGGCTGTTGACATCAGCCGTATCCGCCAGGCCGGTCAGAAAGGCCTGCAGGTCGAGCCAACAATCGGCCGCGGGATTGAAGCGGATATCCTCGCGCGTCGCCAATAGGATCGGCTCTGCTTCCGGTCGATCGTCGATGGCCTTGCGCAGCACAGAGAGGGTATTGCGCAGACTGGCCAGAGAGGACGAAGTTGGGGAGTCGGACCAGAGCAGGCTGGCCAGTTTTTCCCGCCCGTGGGCGCGGTCATGTTCCACTGCCAGGTAGGCCAGCAGCGCCCGGGCCGTTCTCAACCTTAGCCCGGTCAGCGGGGTACCATCCAGTTCCGCCTGAAAAGGACCCAAAAGGAATAGAGACAAACCGGATGACATCTGTCCTCACCTCAAGACAGTATTTCGGCTCGATATCCTCGGCAAAGCACCGGTGTTGCTTTGTCCAGTATAGCTCATTCTTGTGAAATTTCCAACCGGGTTTCCAGCACGCCCCTCACCCTGCCTCCCTGTGGCGAATCTTGCCTGAGCTCAGCCTTGGCCCGGTCGAAGCAGGCCATCCACGAATGCACGAATGCGTTCACCGCGCAGGCAATATTCGTGGACGGCGAGCTCAAGCATTCTTCAGTCAGGAAGGTTGGATTGGGGAGGGACTCTGAGATTGCCGCGGCCCTTGCCCCGCGCACAACCGCCGCCGAGGTAGGTGAGGGATCGACACGGAGAGGGGGCGACACGGCGAGGGATCGACACGGAGAGGGGGCGACACGGAGACGCGGGGACGCGCGCCAGCACGCTACGCCAGCAGGCGTGCCGAGAGGCAGCAAGCGGTGCGGGAGCTAGGCGTACCGGGAGGTAGGGACACGGGGACGTG
Above is a window of Chloroflexota bacterium DNA encoding:
- a CDS encoding BREX system ATP-binding domain-containing protein, which produces MPLTQPMARQIVEVLGSSGTPPVKGVQYFNVGNHSLLDALDEYYFSSYLQDGGAAYKMVIGDYGSGKSHFLYCLRDLAWERGFAVCKVDLSPVETPYNDQRAVYAAVARNLIWHEADESVSDEYGLTRFLEGTLQRVVGGPLDLETANHPNYRALIDTLELATVDSLAYKNAVLAYLEALIRDQEERLDSLTRWLMGVATTPADTKILRELGVSGKITRPNAFRMLRSLAQTIRALSYSGLILLFDEVDRMASIGGKAEKLATDNLREVIDRCRDELPGAMFVYAVPPQFINDVVPRYPALQQRIRTPGRFSRINHFSPQISLNHLDMEENDLMLAIGEKLIPIYELAFDAQLDHKIQYANAAILANVARDVFLDISHRRLFVKSFVSELARQHAAGEHLLAEEEAIAIIRGQVDDLSGGATPPY
- a CDS encoding BTAD domain-containing putative transcriptional regulator produces the protein MSSGLSLFLLGPFQAELDGTPLTGLRLRTARALLAYLAVEHDRAHGREKLASLLWSDSPTSSSLASLRNTLSVLRKAIDDRPEAEPILLATREDIRFNPAADCWLDLQAFLTGLADTADVNSLCQAVDISRGDFMEGFSLPGSPLFDEWLLSQRENLYLRYMAALKQIAALYEAQGQLEKSVAYVRRQLLREPWREESHRHLMRLLAASGRRSEALAQYETCRRLLAEELGVEPGDETARLYENIRDGKLKVSEPTPATLPDRGVSLPGFLEGEALQVELPVFVARERELAQLEGFLDRALAGQGRVAFVTGEAGSGKTALLHEFARRAQDAQAELLVAGGNCNAYTGIGDPYLPFREILELLTGDVEAKWAAGAISREHALRLWQTLPHAAQAVVEAGPDLIDTFLPRAALSERAMKYGHSRDKGDWLPPLAELLEHKPPTSAGTLSLQQSDLFEQYTRVLQSLAQRRRLLLMVDDLQWADLGSISLLFHLGRHLAGNHILIVGAYRPEEIALPRDGQRHPLEPVVNELQRNFGDNAVDLGQAEGRDFVEAILDSEPNRLGSAFREKLYRQTRGHPLFTIELLRGLREQGDLVRDHKGRWAEGPALDWDTLPARVEAVVAERIGRLSQPLRAALRVASVEGEVFTAEVVARVQGEGGREMVGRLSSELDRKHRLVRAQAVEHLGSQRVSLYRFRHFLVQKYLYDNMDEVERAYLHEDVGRVLEGLYGDQASEIAVQLARHFQEAGLAEREIHYLRQAGERAVQLSAYQEALAPLTRGLELLMTLPDSPERAEQELALQLALGMARIREIPSPEWENSITRARELCRQIGKTSELCRTLGELAISHYVRAEYQKAREFGEEALSLAQQAGDPLIEAVDHWHLGFILFGLGEYITARSHLEQVISFYEPQQHHHAFVLLRGSDAGVSALAYDACCQWCLGYPEQALQRSREALALARKQDHPFTLADVLCFAGCLFNAMHQDAQALKDFAEELMQLSREIGFLSFEGTGIRYRGEALTRLGRVQEGMAQMREGMAVRQSIRARCHLAGISGALAKAQGKAGQPGKGLATLDKTLALLEETDERHWEAELYRLKGELLRAQGFEAEAEASFYKAIEVARRQQARSWELRATVGLCRLWQAQGAQVRIAQARQMLAEVYDWFTEGFDTADLIEARMLLEELS